ATTTATAAAAATCCTCTAAAAGAACGAGCGTAGCCAAAGAAGCCCTGCAATAAAAAACAACATGGTTCCCAGACTAAAACATAGCCCCCACCTATGCTAACTACAAGTAGAGTCAAGAAGAAGACTTAACGAAAGGTAAATTTAAGAGAATCTGAAGTAAATTACCAATAGGTAAATCTAAAATTATATACATTATATAATATAAAACGCAACACACCATCAGGGGAAGCCTGGTTGAATAACAAGGTGGACCTCCTCTCTGGCCAAGGGCTAATCACTCAGCCAGAACCGAGTTTTCCATTAGTAAGAGTAACCATGGATGAAAAAAATCAATTGTGCAACTGGTTGCTAACCCAATAGGTAAAAAATAAGCTATGGTAGGGTTGTGTATACCAGTAGGTACAATCTGTGTAGATAGGTGGGTCATTATGATTTGGTTTAATAGATTAAACAAAATATATTTGTTTGAATCTGTTTAAACTTGTTTAAATCCAATGCAATCTAAAAAAATAGTACTTTGTCTGACCATTGTTATTTCCTCGCTTTCACTCTATTATCTCTCTTTTACCTTTGTAGACTATCGGGTACAAGGCCAAGCGGAGCAACAAGCCATAGATGCACAGGGCAGGATAGACTTTGATAAACGTCAAGCTTATTTAATGGATGTATGGAAAAAGCCGGTTTACAATTTGTTTGGTTCTGTTTATACCTACGAAGCGGTCAAAGAGCGTGCACTTAAGCTTGGGTTAGACTTGCAAGGTGGCATGAATGTCACCATGGAGCTTGTTCCTGTAGCGCTTGTAAAAGGATTGGCCGCCTATACGACAGATGCACATTTTTTAGAAGCCCTTCAATCGGCACAACAGGTGCGCAAACCGGGTGACTCATTTGGTAAGCTTTTTGTATCGGCTTATAAAAGGCTTGCCCCGAACGGAAATCTAACCGATATTTTTACTGCTGCTGGGGTAAGGTCTTTTTCTTGTGAAGAGGATATTATAAAAACCATTGATCAAGAAATTACAAAGGCCTTAGATCGTTCGCTGACCATTATAAGTGCTAGGTTAGATCGCTTTGGCGCTACACAAACCAGTATCCAAAAGTTATCTGGCAGTGAAAGAATTCAAATAGAGTTGCCAGGTGTTACCCATCCCGATCGGGTTAGAAAATTGCTACAGGGTGTAGCGCAGTTGCGTTTCTGGACTGTAGCGGAAGCTGATGCCTATCGTTCCGCATTAGAAGCTGTGAATGCCTTGTTATTGAAGAAAGAGAAAGCAACTATATCCGCAACCCTTGGGCTTACAGATGCCGAAAAAACAGAGCGCATGCCCAAGGAATCGATACTCAAAAGGCTTTGTAAAGCCCCTTTCCCTTATATGTTAGCCTATGCGCCTGAAGAGATGAACCGAATAGAGGCCCTGCTGCGCAGCAAAGAAGTGAAAGCTTTATTACCCAAAGAGATTACCTGGATGTGGGACAGAAAAGCACAAGCCCTAAACGATGGTACGCAGGTGGTAACCCTTTATGCAATTCAACGCACCAGAGACCAGAAGCCCCTTTTAGAAGGTGATATTATTACACATGCGGCTCAAGACATTGATCAAAATAGTGGGAAGCCAATAGTAAATATAAAAATGAATCAGAAAGGGGCACACGCCTGGAAACGCATCACGGCAAGTCATATTGACAAACGTATCGCAATCGTTTTAGATGATCGGGTCTATTCTGCGCCAGTAGTCCATCAAGAAATTCCAAATGGGAACTCCCAGATATCTGGTCATTTTACGATAGAAGAGGCCAAAGATTTAGCCAGTGTATTGGCAACAGGTTCTTTGCCAGCGCCACTTAAAATGGTAGAAGAAGCAATTATAGGGCCTAGTTTGGGTAAAGTAGCCCAAAAACAAGGCCTGGTGGCCACAGCCGTAGGTTTGGGCCTGGTGTTGCTTTTTATGTTCATTTATTATGCAAAAGGGGGGCTTATAGCCAATGTAGCCCTCTTATTTAATTTACTATTTATTATGGGTATTTTAGCGGAATTGGATGCTACGTTAACCCTGCCCGGTATTGCTGGCTTGGTCCTTACCATTGGTATGTCTATTGATGCGAATGTATTGATATTTGAACGGATACGAGAAGAACGCATGCAAAAAGTGCATATTAAAGAAGCCATCCAGCGGGGGTATGCCAAATCATATAGCTCTATTATTGATGCCAATATTACCACTTTTCTTGCTGGCGTAATACTTTATTATTTGGGGCAGGGGCCGGTTCGTGGTTTTGCCCTTGTCTTAATGATTGGCATCATCAGTTCTGTATTCGCTTCTATATGTATTACTAGGTTGATTTTCTCCTACTTTATGGATCACTATCGTACCCCAAAATTGACCTTTTCGTATCCATGCCTACCTATGCTTTTTAAAAATGTGCAGATTGATTTTATCAAAAATCGTTTCCGTTTTTACGCATGTTCTTTATTATTCATAGCCATTGGCGCTTGCTGCTTTTACCACTATAAGGGGCTCTCCCTGGGCGTAGATTTCGCTGGAGGTCGTTCCTATACGGTCCATTTTGCTAAGCCTATAGAGGCCTCTATACTTAAGGAGGGGCTATCTGCTCAATTTAAGCAAGGCGTAGAGGTGCGTACCTATGGGGCCAATAATGTAATGCAAATCACAACCAACTATTTGTGCAACGAGGATATGACTACCTCCGATGCAAAGGTACGCAACAAACTAGTTACTGCGTTGAAAACCTTAACCAAATTGGAAGAACAGCATACCTCGGCAGCTGACCATTCCTTTGCGATTACCAGTAGTACCAAAGTGGGCGCTACTGTGGCACAAGATGTGCAAAAAAGTGCAAAAAAAGCCATGGTGCTTTCCATATTGGGTATATTTCTTTATATTACTTTTCGCTTCAGAAGGTGGGGATTTGGCTTAGCAGCTGTGTTGGCCCTTATGCATGATGCCTTGGCGGTCATAGCTGGATTTTGTATCGCACGTGCTTTTGGCATGAGTTATGAAGTCAATGAAGTCTTCTTAGCTGCTATGCTTACGGTTATTGGCTATTCCATAAATGATACAGTGGTTATCTTTGACCGTATAAGGGAAAGGTTAGCCAATAAGGCTACGGA
The nucleotide sequence above comes from Cardinium endosymbiont of Sogatella furcifera. Encoded proteins:
- the secDF gene encoding protein translocase subunit SecDF, with translation MQSKKIVLCLTIVISSLSLYYLSFTFVDYRVQGQAEQQAIDAQGRIDFDKRQAYLMDVWKKPVYNLFGSVYTYEAVKERALKLGLDLQGGMNVTMELVPVALVKGLAAYTTDAHFLEALQSAQQVRKPGDSFGKLFVSAYKRLAPNGNLTDIFTAAGVRSFSCEEDIIKTIDQEITKALDRSLTIISARLDRFGATQTSIQKLSGSERIQIELPGVTHPDRVRKLLQGVAQLRFWTVAEADAYRSALEAVNALLLKKEKATISATLGLTDAEKTERMPKESILKRLCKAPFPYMLAYAPEEMNRIEALLRSKEVKALLPKEITWMWDRKAQALNDGTQVVTLYAIQRTRDQKPLLEGDIITHAAQDIDQNSGKPIVNIKMNQKGAHAWKRITASHIDKRIAIVLDDRVYSAPVVHQEIPNGNSQISGHFTIEEAKDLASVLATGSLPAPLKMVEEAIIGPSLGKVAQKQGLVATAVGLGLVLLFMFIYYAKGGLIANVALLFNLLFIMGILAELDATLTLPGIAGLVLTIGMSIDANVLIFERIREERMQKVHIKEAIQRGYAKSYSSIIDANITTFLAGVILYYLGQGPVRGFALVLMIGIISSVFASICITRLIFSYFMDHYRTPKLTFSYPCLPMLFKNVQIDFIKNRFRFYACSLLFIAIGACCFYHYKGLSLGVDFAGGRSYTVHFAKPIEASILKEGLSAQFKQGVEVRTYGANNVMQITTNYLCNEDMTTSDAKVRNKLVTALKTLTKLEEQHTSAADHSFAITSSTKVGATVAQDVQKSAKKAMVLSILGIFLYITFRFRRWGFGLAAVLALMHDALAVIAGFCIARAFGMSYEVNEVFLAAMLTVIGYSINDTVVIFDRIRERLANKATDVSTSMINDAIGETLSRTVITSFTTLLTVVVLFFFGGEALRSFSFALLLGVLFGTYSSICIAAPLLADFGRRFAITK